TTTCACGAAGGAAATTGGGATTTGCACATTATGTGCATTGTTACGTGTCACCTATAGATCTCTAGTCCACTGAAAATacagttttcacattttttgtCTGTTAGATCTCTATTCGAGGTACATATTCAGTTTGTTACGCTACCAAGCGAGATGGTTCACTGAACTGGAATCTCACTCCCGTGTATCTTGGGTCATCCTTGATTACTGTTATCCGTGGTGTTCCCGAGATAATTTTCCCTGCGggttacaggggggggggggggtcccccatTATTCCTGAATTCAAGTCGTCGAGTGTTGACCTACTCTGGTGACCTACTTGTCGACAGGACCCAAAGCTGCGAGCTGTCTTAGTCCACTGTCTCTGCCGTCTTTCGTCCGTAGACGCCACGCTGCCAACCACAAGCGATTTAGAAACTTAAACACTTCATCCGTCCGCCAGAATATTTCCCCCGAAATAAGTGCTGCCAACAATCCACGTATTTTCTCTTCGGGAGATTAAAATCGATTAATGTTTTGCTGTTCGTGTCGTGTTCTTGTGCGTGTTGTATTGGCGTGACTTCGGGAGAATTCAGAGTCGTGATTGAAATGTTTGGACGTGGGTCTCAACAACCTCAGTGTTGTTACACAAAACGCCTGTATTCTTGCGACGATAAATTGACTGGCGCAACTAaaccatatatacatacatacaaatgcTGCGCAATATGTGCACCTTTGCCTATACGGCCACACACATTCCAACCCAATGGCTTTAAAGAATACTGTAACAGGTATGGACGCATGTGTAAACGTGTTCTTGAAACCTTCCACGCGGTCGTCTCTAGTGACTGAAGTTCCAAGACTTGCTTGCCTAACAGATTTCTTAGGACTGCGCAGGTAAGATTCTCTGACACGGTCAATGTCCTATACATTTACTTTTGTTCGTCATGTGCTTTtccctttacaaacacatccggtcgttaccatcggcggatgttttttgcCACATGGAGGGGTCACGGTTAAACttaaaacgaaacgcacgttgaactgaaattacagattcgaTGTCAGAAAATTGCGtgacacaaaacgctttacgctcgggagtcgccattttgcgtatgtggcgagaaaacaaaaaaaaaaaaaaagccgtacTCGAGCATGTGCTTATCCAAAACTTGTCTTGAtttactctttgattgtgaccttgaaccaacactctacaacgcttgcagttgatactattaaaatgtataattggGACATTATTTTGTGGACACTCTGTATAGCCCGTCCGTGAGTAggtccagtagcggatccagagggggggctaaggggctcaagccccctccaaaagcatctagcctcagctgggtcaagcccctcccaaaccaaaatcctggatccgctactgggtaGGTCATAAGTATGGAGCTTGccaaacttttgacggacggacggatggaattctCCTGGTCCTCTGAAGACCACGTGCGTAGCGGAAGGAGCCGACGGACTATTGTAATTCCGACGCAAGTCTTAGCTCGGCTGCGGGTCGTGTGCGGTGCGCCTCTTGTGTGGGTTTCTTCAATCGCCGGCGGGGTGAGGTGAAAAGGTTTCCTCAGGACGTGTGCAGGGGTGGGGGAGGGTTGTTCGGGAGCGACGGGCGAGTGTTATATTGATCTGGACCCCTTCGGTCGTTGGTTGCGCTGCGGGGAGAAAAGTTTtgcgggtaaggggggggggggttaaaatctcaaatttaaaatataaaaaaagacagTCCTTTAGTACTCGCCATTGATGTTTAACATCCAGCCTATCGTATCACAAACTATATATATAGCGAGTACTAAAGGgctgtatttttatatatatatatatatatatatatatatatatatatatacatacatacatacacatacacatatatatatacatacatacacacacacacacgcgcgatTTACGGGGGTttgaaaaggatagcccaattagatTTTATCACTGaacaattttattgatggccactacttatgtcacttacaaataatcttctaaaatggcaaataatcaattgcactttaaaatgaaatgttgcTTCCCTAGTCACTCGTTtattacaatccacacacctcgctgggccgcacctctggcgcaactctcaccgcagcacccctcgtgggtctccgccgcgagactccgtcgccgccgccgacgcacttgccttcgccgaggatccgctttacgcctcgctcgggactccgccgcgcccgcgacactatcccCCACCCCCCAAATTTGGCGCCTATGGCACATGCTCTGTCTGCTTAAACGCACACTTTAAAGTCAcaacataatttatttacatcacaATCAAAGCCTAATTGCTGGTTTCATAAATAGAAGTGAGCGGCAATCCGAGGCCTGGGACTGTGTGAGGACTCGTGGCTGGATGCCTGGTTCTGGCAGTTGGacatttattttacaagttttttatgtgtgtgtgagagagagagagagagagagagagagagagagagacggacgGACGAAAAAGGGAGAAATGGGTATATTTTCATTAGTTGCCCTTGCTGCTAAGGAAGAGTATatctggaaattttattttgatttggtGTATTATTGTTAACATAACATTTAATTGAGCTTATTTATGTATAAGTGTACTATGGATATTTTGCTTGTATAGTTTTGTGTATTTGCtcgttatttaaaaattaaaaaaatcataatataactgttatcaatttttataaaagttcttATCAGtttaataagtgtttattttatgACTTTTAGAAACTTACAGGTGGATATTTATATTTCAACCCTAGCATTAAGTGGTACATGggtgtcgcaaggatatattttttggagggacttcaattgatttagttgttgaggaatatccaacccacggggagggggggggagaagcgggggtctgggggtcctccccgggaaaatttggggtttgaaggtgcaaaaaggtggttttttaggcatttttctttccaaatattctaattatagttggttgcaatatataatttattttttctaaaaagtattttcagagaacatatttgtaaaaacacagttaacatatctgtattcggtatcggacattattttgattttacacgaagatcgaattaaaaagtgctcacattaacacgattggactaaatgcaccatgtgcaacatatgggttatatcacagaaatcatatttttaatataactacgaaactaaatatattattggagggaacgaaattgaagacttttatttttggggggggggggcgtaacccccccccccccccccccccccccggttgcgacgcccatgagtggtatatagtttaaaataaacaatttgtgtGAAGCCTTTGTTGTAAAActctaaatttttattatattcctATATTAAtagataattaatttttcagaaaaatgattttttttttttttcagggttaTTGGAAATCGAAACTTTATTTCCTTTTGGATAATAtcctaaaaataaatagttttgtgaccaataaaacatataaatggTTATTTCAAAAAAACTGTACCGTAAGCTTAAATGCTCATTTTTAATTCTAggattgaaataataattggccTTTAATGTTCTGAAAATCAACAAGTACACACTTATTTGTTTCATAAAacctttaataaacaattaacgaTAGTTACATCATGAATTTATCTGAAATCATGGCAAAAACACGAGTTTACAGAAGCAAAGTAGTTGAGGTTACTTCCCCCTTAAAGCTAACATGACTATGCCATTCCTTCAGCCAGAATAATTAAAATGGATGATGCAGAATTTTAGTTAtggtgtaaaatatatatatattttttcaatttattttatgtgtaagTAAATATTCAATGTTTAGATGCTCGTTATTTATTGAAGCGTGTTTGGTTTCCAGGTCACGGCAAGACGCACAAAGACGCTGCAAGTGTGAGGGCAACCCACGCCATACCTGCTGCTTGCGGGCTGTATTATTTTGAGGTCAAAATTGTGAGCAAAGGACGAGATGGTTATATGGGCATTGGGCTGTCTGCCCAGGGGGTCAACATGAACAGGTTGCCTGGtgagtttcacaaaaaaaaacaaaaaacatttaaagcataatatttttaggcaatatatttttgtatgtaacgtaGTATGAGATGGTGTATGGTATGGGAAGAAAAAAAGAAGTACTGAACAAAATTAAAATCCCGAAGCTGGAGTATCTAGGACAAGTAATACGAGGAGGAAAGTATCGTCTGCTGCAGCTCATCATTCAAGGGGAGATAGAAGGAAGAAAACAAGGTAGATGATGCCTTTTTCTAGCCGGACAATCTAAGTTAGTTGGTTTAAATGTATCACCACTGAACTATTTATGGCTGCAAGATCTAATGATCTCTATGATGAAATCTGTCTATCCATGATGGTTGCCAACCTTCGTAGAGGAGATGGCccttgaagaagaagaagaagaagaagaagaagaagaagaagaagttgaTAGTATGTATCTAAGTAATTTCACATGCGGTTTTGGAAGActtaaaaaatccttaaatgttCTTGAAACATCCTCAAATGTTTGTTAAGTCCCACAAAGGccttacaatttttttctcataacTGTCATCATCCCCTTAGAGCTTCATTGGACTACTTTTAGACTTCAACCTTTAAAAATAGATTACTTACTGCTTTATTGTTATAGAAAAGTTCAATTTTTACTGCAATAGAACATGTataggaaataaaattattaagccTGTACATGTACTATGTGTTAACCTCTATGACTTTCGCATAAACAAGAGAAGACCTATGATCATGTGAGTAAAAGTAAAGGAAGATTTTAGTGTTAGGTGGTTATTCACAGTTGAGAGACTTAAGATTATAGCCAGGCTTCAAACACCATGAGGGTACAGACTTATTGCTAATAAATTGTCATGCCAAGAATTCTTGTTGCAAGGTTTCCAGATTTTTCGAGCACAATCAGGAAACACGGTTTTGTTTCAGTTTACTTATTTTGATCTTTGAAATGACCAcagaaaataaaaagatttatatGTGAGGACACTTACTCCACATAACGCATTACCTGTtgatatgtataatttatattcTCCAGTTTCTACAATGCCACGAAGGAACAGGTGTTTATGTGAAATGAGAATAtgtatttcctttttttcctATGTACATATAGTATTTCTTAGGATCCCAGTCATGTACTTTCTCATAACAATaacaatttaagttttctttttgaAGTACTAaacagtattttatattttttcatgttggtttttttttttttttgtagtagcaATTTAGTTACCTGAATGTCTTTGAAATGTACTGATAATTTGTGGCTGATCCATTAAACTTGGAAGTTTTATAGTATGCTTACTTGGAAATGTACTActgattattaattaaattaaaattggtgACTGTGCTAGCCAGGGaatatattcaaaaaattattgtcATTAACAGTAAATTAGGGAAAGTGGGCAACACACTCACAttagcaatatttaaatattatttacaaaaaattaaaaaaaatatgttttgagcTGCAGAGTGCATATTTGTATTCTGACTGCTATtgtatttgtgattttttttcctatgaaagttaatttaatttttgtaaccaACTTTCAAACAAGTGCAACTCTGTTGACATTGTAAAATATGACCCATGCATTTTTGACATGTTCGGTTTGTTCATGGCCTCGTTTGGTCCTGAACAACAGACGCCTATTCTTGCGAATTGTCCTGTACAAGTTATGAGTGGTTGAATTGGAAAGGAGTGATTTAGGGGGACAGTAAATCGTGTGAACTGTGATCCCTTTTATTTAtgactttgtttattttttttaataatgattggTGATAATTTCTTGCTCACCAGGTTGGGACAAACATTCGTATGGTTACCACGGTGATGATGGACACTCGTTTTGCTCATCTGGGACAGGTCAGCCCTATGGCCCCACTTTCACAACAGGCGATGTTATTGGTTGTGGAGTAAACCTCATAGAAAATACGTGTTTTTACACCAAAAACGGACATAATTTGGGTGTAGCATTTACGGACCTGCCGGTAAGTAAACTTACATTTGTCTGTATTTGTGCTTGTGTTTTGAGTGTTTCTTtctggtttttataaaaaataaaagtaggtaAGTTATTTTTACTATTGCAATTAAAGGCTCTCATTTAGAGAGAGCCTTATATGGTATATTATAGTAGGCTAAAAtgcagttaaatatttttaataatttttttaaaagttgatgTGTTATTAAATGCTGGCTAACAGGAAATATTTGATATGTACTTTGTATCAGCTGCCATTTGCTAAACTGTTAATTTGAACTCAAAGTCTCATATTTGTGATGGGTTGGAAATTACCACATAATATTGATATGGATCCAATAAATTGTATGTTCAACAGAGTGGTACCACTGAACTTGGAATAGTATAGTCGGAATGGAAGAGGCGAAGAGCATAACTTCCGATAATTCAGTGCTGGTATCTGTAGATTTTATGTTAATATTAGCCAACTTTAGCCATTCAGTCATGTTACGgtgtaaaagaatttttttaagtacacaCTTCTAATTATAAATTAACATTGTTTTCAAATATGTACTTCATTGGTGGCCTATTATAACACATTATTAAGGATATGCATTTCAAAGTCTACTTGATTCTCCTGCTTTTAAACTGCAAATAGTTACTTAAGAGCCCTTAAAAGCTAATTTAACAAAGTTATAAGTAGTATTTAAATGTGTTGGTCTGTTTTTCCTGTGAGTGATTCCTATTTTCAggttgtccacattctggaaagttagGGAAAAGTCAGGTAAGTTAGAATATTATTGTCGGGGAAAGTCACGAAATTTACTCAAAATCCTGGGAAACAAATGTAAATTTCCAGATGGTTTTTTTATTGCATAGTCACACACACACTATAAAATAGCATGTGCAAGATTCTGTTTGAACTAGGCCAGCTACAGGGGGATGATAAGTCAATGAATTATTCTCTTTATTAGTTTTGGAAAATTTGCAAAAcagatgaattatttttaaaaaattagtctggggaaatttttttttgtgattttgggCATTGAACGTCGGGGAGAAAGTCAGGGGACGCCCTTCTGTAGCTGTTGTTTACTCTCCTCTCCTCCCCACGACTCCTCGTTCCCccgtgaaccccccccccccccaccccccccccccccccccccacacacacacacacccgaccCTTGTGAAGAAGTGGTGCCAATCACCGGGGAAGGGTTAAAGTGCGTGTTCAGTTCGGAAGGTCGGATGCTTGTTTCTCGACAGCCCAACCTCTACCCAACGGTCGGCCTGCAGACCCCAGGGGAAATAGTGGACGCCAACTTTGGCCAGTCTCCTTTCGTGTTCGACATCGAGGACATGATGAAGGAGCTGCGCGCCCGCACTCAGACGACGATCCACCAGCACCCCGTCCCGGACAACCAAGGGGAGTGGCAGGCAACCTTGCACAAGTGAGTTCGCGCCTTTATTATCGCTTTCTTCCCCTTTTATTACTAGGTGCCTGGGCTTTACGCAGGGGGATAGTTTTCCCCTTTCCACCTCTTTTTATCGCTTCTTTCCCTTTATTACCAGGCGCCTGGGCTTTACGCAGGGGGATAgttccccctttccccccccctccaaaaaatcTATGATTTGCCTCTTTATTTTAGTTCAAAAGCGATCGATCGTACAAAATATTACCGAGCTCGAATAGCGAAATTGTTTGTATATAAAAccatttattaacaaaaaattgagggcacacaatttttttttgtccacctGGAACGCAGTGTTACACCATATTGCTatctataaacataaaaaaatgtgtccGTAAGAATTCACAAGTGAGCTCGCGTCTTTATCGCTTTTTCCTTTTATTACTAGGCGCCTGGGCTTTACGCGGAGGGATAGTTTCtttcccctttcccccctccttctaaAATCTTTCTATGATTTGCCTCTTATTTTAGTTCAAAGGCGATCAATTGTACAAAATATTACCGAGCTCGAATAGCaaaattgtttatacataaaaccatttattaacaaaaatttgagggtataaactttttttttgtccgtcTGGAACGCAGTGTTACACCATATTTCTAtctataaacattaaaaaaaatgtgtccgtaagaatttttttattttatgtaaaagcctacgaaaaattcatttaaatatttttttttttattaattatatgttACCAAGTGCCAAAATTATTTACTAGATCACCATTTCAAATTTACTTTTTCCACAATGTAAATATGGTAAGTAaaccattcaaaatttatttgtgaagttATATTTAGTTCCTAAAAATTTGGACATTTATTGTTAGTGGCAATATTGTGCCTGGAAagccacgtttttttttttttttttttttttttttttttccaaattgacACCAGAGTTTGAAAAACTTATATTAAGTGCTTCAAAACACGAACTCGGAAAGTGTGGTCCACTGATAGTAGTACTTCATCTGTATCTACTGTCCAATGAAATTTTCTGTGTAAGTTCTTTAATTGAAGTCCCTTTCAGCATGtggacataattattttttaaaaaaaactgaaaaattctgATCAGTGCtagtatataaaattaattggatgtcaaaaaattaccataataTTGTAGTTTGaaattgtaaatatgtaaattgatACAGCTTAAGCTTTGATGtctaaaatgcttttatttttatttttttggactctGCCATTTTACTCTATTTGGTTTTTGGTGGAAGTTTTTCTGTAATGCAAATTTTCAAGTGAAGCTCGTCCATATTACAGGATGGTTTCAACATATTTGGTCCATCACGGCTACTGTGCCACAGCGGAAGCTTTTTCTCAAGTGACTGACCAGGCTTTCGAAGAAGACATCACATCCATAAAGAACAGGCAAAGTGAGAACCATGAAACATAGTTAATGCAGTATTTAAATTTTGAGATTTCTGTgtttcataattaaaatttaatattttaatagtaaCAGAATCATGTGCTAAAGAGCTGTTGAGAAAAATTGTAACGTCAgtttcccccccttccccccccccccccccccctgctttgAATAACGCAGCCTGAAGCACAGTATAGTAATTTTAAACTAGATTAAATGTGCATTACTTTACAGCtacttttttaatacatttttcatgtcttgaataaaaatatttaagatttaaacATGAATGGTCACtttatttatagaaatattttttaccaCAAATTGAAATATATCtttaattgtgaaaataaaggtgaaaataAAGGTacacattttataaaattgtgtACATTCAAGTAAATTAAAAGTTTGTCAGTATTTAtgtcaaggaaaaattattacTATACATAATATATCATTTGCTTTTTTGTGTATGGATAATTTTCAAGTATAAaggtttatttaaattcttttcaaGCAGCTTAAAAATTTGGGTTTCATCCAGTCTTtcttttgtttatgtattttgttgACATTACATGAAACACCTGCAGTTCATtgcattattaatatatattagtctcttctatattttatataatattttttggcTTCTCACGTTATTTtatgattaatattttattaaaatttttattatgcaATATTAGTGTTGTATATTTTCATCTTGGTTGCCTTCACCTctgtagaatatttttttttccatcataaCTGTGTTGTAGCCTTAACAACGTATCTCACATAATTCTTGTCTTCTCAGATCgttctattatttttaataaagtatttaaccATCTCTTATCATATTAGGAAATTTGGTGTTCTTTTCTTTAATTTAACCAGAATGTTTTCTAACGAAGGATGAGCTGAGAAGTACTACATTAACTAAATGACAATTTTCTAAATTACGGCAGTGATCACTACTAACACACATCGTTCATTTGGCAAGGTCAGGGTTTCAGTTTCGACCCCTCGGCGTGACTCAAATATGTGAACATTCATTCTGCATCCCAAGTTCTCGGGAGTCTCGGGAGGTCCTGACTCGGTAAGCGTTGTTCAAAACTTATGGTACTGCACCTTTTAAGAAGGGTCTCGTAGcgattattttattttgccaaaTTATTTTGTGCAGCGTGCAGGTCTTTTCTTTTGAGGACGACGTCGCGTTGCAGGGATCTTGAAACTGGTGTTGGCCGGCCGCATGGGCGAGGCCATCGAGATGACGAGCAGCCTGTACCCGGGCCTCCTGGAGCGCAACCAGAACCTGCTGTTCCTCCTGAAGTGCCGGCAGTTCGTGGAGATGGTGAACGGCTCGGACTCGGAGGTGTGCCCCCCCCGTTGCCCCCGCGGCCAGGGGCTGTTCTCCCCCGCCCACGCGCCGTCCGGCGGCACTCCCCCGCGACCCACCAGCCCCGCCGTGCAGACGTCCGTCATCCAGTCGACCAAGAGCTACGCATCATCTCCCAACAACGCCAACAAcgccaacaacaacaacaacagcagcagcagcagtcgcAGTCGCGGCTCTACCTCCGTGGAGGAGAACAACCTGGCCAACTCGGCGCTGAACGGCGGCGGCGAGGACCGCGGCGGCCAGGGGGCGGCCGTCATCAGCCCGTTTTTTAATCTCTACGAGGAGACGGACATAGAGATGGAGCTGCCCGACGAAGTGAACGGACACGTTGTGACGTCGGCGAACGGCTACCAGAACGGCAACAGCCACCCGGCAGACAAGGAAGAGTTGGAGGACACGGAAGAAATGGGTAAGTCGTTCCCGAACTTTGACCGACGGGTGTTATATAAAACACTGTGGTCTCCtttgcatatttgtttttttagtttagaACTATAAAAATCTGTCTGTCCGGCAGTGTTTTTATGTCATGATGATAGTTGAGTACATTTTctacaaattataataatttataaactaaTAATTTTTCCCGTTCTGACAACGGCACTGATTCGGTACCCAAGTAAAGGCCTGTCGCCTTAAGTGTCTGCGTGCAGTGTAAAACATTGTAAACTTAAAAGATTCAAAAAGAGGAAAATTGCTCTCAGGGCAGGGTCTGGAGTATGGTGCGAATGGGGCTCAATAACTAGTGTTTTTGCCAGACAAGTCCGGATGAGAAAGGGATGATGTTTTTCTGGCATGTCATGGTGAAGTCTGATGTCAGTGTTCCACTATACAGCTCAAGGTTTTTTGAATGTATTGAAATTCCCGTGTACAgttctttatttaattttgacaaaGTGGTACACATTCGTGTTGACAGTGCTTTCTCAATTTTATTAGCCTTGATGTTTGATTGATTCatccatacttttttttaatacactgcAACAACTCCCTCTTCGCTTTAAGGTACCTGCAAAAGCACATTTCACCACCAGTGAAGCAAGATGGGGCAACACAGGACTCACACTCTAGTGGACCGGTTTTGAATCCCGGTTCGACCATTCTGATTTCGGATTTGGCCGATTCGTTACACTAAGTATCTCCAATATGATCGCTGTGTGTAACTTTTCCATCTATGATATTCTGGAGAAAGTAAATCATCTCTATAGAGGGATGGTTTTAAAGGATTTCAACTTAAATCTTCTCCTGATCATCAGTCATTAAATGTGGCTCAAAATTTGCCCTCGTTTCATTATAAATATCTGAAGTTTTTCTCGCAGTATCTCATGGAAAAATCCTACATATTCACCAATGAAGCACTAGCTATTTCCACCAATCACAACAAGAACTCTTTCAACTCAGTGGTTGTCAGCTGACATCTTGCACCCTTTAGTATGCTTGAAACTCTCAAAAGAACCGAATTAATGCAGTGCAGTCGTCTTTGCCCGTGAACTGTTGACTTCCCCCCCATAGAGTTCAACTGTCTGTTGCCCCCAGTCCTTCATGATGAAGCATCTCTCATAAAGACGGACATACAACTTCATTGCCCTCTTCATCCTTTGTGACCATTATGGAATGTCACCACCCAACTCATGTTGCGTTTCAAACAAGAACAGCATCAtgtgcattttgttttttttaggaAGTTTGCAATTAAGTTATGATCTTATCAAAAATGGTTCAAGTTGATCAAATTTTACACTTGCATTATCTTCCAACTCCTTCATTGTTTCTTCCTGTTTAATATGAGAAACAGCTTTTGCTCCTGTTTCATCCATTCGTTTTAACTCTATAATTAATGCTTACTACAGAATAGGAAACTGCGGTCTGTTGTCAAAATATACTGCTAGATGTATTCTGTCGCCACAGCCTGCTTGTTATACTAGTCGGTGCACAATTTTATAGGGTTGgtccattttttttaacagactCATTACTGGGCAAGGCTTGTGTTTGGATAATTTACAGAATAGGAATGAGCAAAAGTGACATCATTAACTGGCTTCAGAATCCAAGCAAATTATTCTTTAACTTGTTAGGTAAGTATGAAGCTGTGTTAAAAGtgtaaagcagttttttttttggttggacaAGTGTTAAGCTGTTATATAATTAGGTGTGAAGATTGTGGTTAGGAAGATGTAAAGCTGTTGGTTGGTTAGTTGTGAAGCAGTATGTTAAGTGAGTGTGAAGCAGTTCGTTAGATGATGGTTGGGTGAGTGTTAAGATGTAGTGATGTAAATATGAAGATGATGTACCAGGTGCAATAGAAGAATAAACAATTTTGAAAGGGCTGTAAATATTAAAGACATCATTAATTCCAAAATGTATTACCACCACCTTAAAGTACATAAAACAGCATTCTCGTAACGGGAATATTGCATGGCCCCCACGTTAACTGGATGTCTCAGCCTGTGACTTTTTCCTGTGGGGCTGTTTGAAAAGCAAGGTGTATCAAGATAACCGACCAAGGGGTGTTAAAGAGTTAATATTTCGTGTCCGTCATGGAGTGGCTGGCTTCACACCGGCAATGCTGCGAAATGTAATAGGGCACTTCAGGGCCCGGCTATAAGAATGTGTGCAGTTTGACGGATGTCATCTTCTCGACATTTTTGACATA
This genomic stretch from Bacillus rossius redtenbacheri isolate Brsri chromosome 16, Brsri_v3, whole genome shotgun sequence harbors:
- the LOC134540470 gene encoding ran-binding protein 9, whose protein sequence is MTFTCSVQDIKMAAVSNGRSATDSQVGTQNAVFDRLKLLYPMVNEEETPLPRSWSPKDKYNYIGLSQNNLRVHYKGHGKTHKDAASVRATHAIPAACGLYYFEVKIVSKGRDGYMGIGLSAQGVNMNRLPGWDKHSYGYHGDDGHSFCSSGTGQPYGPTFTTGDVIGCGVNLIENTCFYTKNGHNLGVAFTDLPPNLYPTVGLQTPGEIVDANFGQSPFVFDIEDMMKELRARTQTTIHQHPVPDNQGEWQATLHKMVSTYLVHHGYCATAEAFSQVTDQAFEEDITSIKNRQRILKLVLAGRMGEAIEMTSSLYPGLLERNQNLLFLLKCRQFVEMVNGSDSEVCPPRCPRGQGLFSPAHAPSGGTPPRPTSPAVQTSVIQSTKSYASSPNNANNANNNNNSSSSSRSRGSTSVEENNLANSALNGGGEDRGGQGAAVISPFFNLYEETDIEMELPDEVNGHVVTSANGYQNGNSHPADKEELEDTEEMETDSPASRRQLCGGSKTAVERMLEFGRELYNMSVHLRQEQGKNENNKKMLQDAFSLLAYSNPWSSPVGWQLDPVQRETVCAVLNSTILESKRQPRRPPLEVALAHAKELVQLMSRSGLGSCAFASVEDLLGH